CGCAGCCTTCGCCAGGGCGGCGCGGCCCAAACGCCGCCGGACAGCGACGGCCCCCAGGGCAAATCCGGAACCCGGGCCTTGTCGCACAAGAAAGAGCCGGAACCTGGACCAGACTCCGACCTACGCCGGAACGGCGCTCGCTGAGTTTGCAGCTTGTAGGCCTTGGCCGCAACATGGGCGCAAGCTCTGGCTGGGCGCGACTTCACCGCCTATCATTTGGCAGCGCAGGAGGTCTGCGCCTGGAGACTTCAATGAAACGCCTTTTCCTCGTGTCGTCACTGGCCTGTGCAGCCGTGCTGCTGTCAGCGTGCCCCGACACCAAACTGCCGAACCCTGCACCCAGGGTGCCGGAGCCCAAGGCGCAAACCACAACGATTGAGGGTTCGTCCGAAAGGGCCGTGCCGGGTCAACCCGGGGCCGGCATGCCGGCGGTGAGCCGTCCATGAAGAATAGGTTCAAGCGATTGTTGCTGGTAGCTGCCATCACCGGACTGGGCGCATGCGCATTGACTCCGTTGCCCGGTGAACCGGCAGCGCACAGGGTCACTGTCGGCGGCGACAGCTACATCGTCAAGCAGATCACCGAGGGCACATGGACAGCCAACTCGACCGGAAGCCCGAAGGCGCTGGCGAACACGCCGGCCGGCACCGCTGCCCTGCGGCTGGCTGTCGAGAAAACATCGGGTTGCACGGTGACCGACAGCGACTATTCACGCGAAGGCAAGCAGTTTGATGCCCAGGTGAATTGCCCCGGAAGGCGCAATGATTGACAGTAGTTTGTTGAATCAAGCATGGCCCGGCCTATTCAGCTGCTGGGTCGAGCAAGGCTACAAGCTGGTGTTGAACAAGTTCTGTTGAGCCGACTTCAGTCCAGCGCGATGGCCGGACTTTGTACTTCAATCTGCGACACAAAATAGCCTTCAGCGCATGCTGGTTATGCGCAATCAGCTACTTAATTAATAGCAAAAATCAGCCCGCCGCCGCAGGCGCCGGAATCAAGGCATCACCCGCTGCGGCAACGGCGGGCGCCGTCTGCAAAAGCTCGGCCGTCTGCAGCAAGCGCGGAAAACTGGCCGGGTCGTTCAGCACCGTGGCGGCAAACACCCGCACGCAGCGTTCGGCGGCGAGCCGGTATTTGGCCGCCTGCGGCGCATCGAGCTTGTCGCTCAGGGCCAGCAGGGCCAGCGCGGCGGTGCCGTTGCCTGACGGCGTGGCGGCGTCCAGCCCGGTCTTGAGCCGATGGATCAGGGCGGGCGCATCGTGGCGGATGAAGAAAAAGCCGCCCGCGTCCCGGTCTTCAAACTGCGCCAGCATGGCTTTGGCGATAGCCTGGGCAAACGGCAGGTCGCCGGGCTGCGGATCGACGTCGTGCAGCGCCAGCACGGCTTCGAGCAAAAACGCATGGTCGTCCAGAAAAGCCGCCTGGCCGGGCAGGGCCAGCAGGCGCCCGGAAGTGCGGCCATCGTCCTGCCAGCGCTCGACCTGCACAAAGCGCAGCGCGCTGCGCGCCGCCAGCAGCCACTCGGGGCGCTGCAGACGGCGCTAGCGCGGGCCAGGCCGGTCATCATCAGCGCCGTCCAGCCGGTCAGCAGCTTGGCGTCCCGGGCCGGGCGTTCGCGCTTGTCGCGCTCGGCCAGCAGCTTGGGGCGGGCGGAGGCGATCAGCTCCTCGACCTGCGCTTCGGGGCGACGCAGCGTGACGGCCAGCGGGCCGGCAGCGCGCGCCACGCGCAAATGCCAGTGACGGCCCTCAAAGCCCGGCGCATCGACCAGCCCCCAGTGCGCGGCGCACACATCCCATTCGTTGGGCGAGAGCGCCAGCCGCAGCGGCTCGGACTCCCAGACGTAAAAGCGCCCTTCCCGGCCCTGCCCGTCGTCAGCAGCCAGCGAGGCATGAAAGCCGCCGGTGCTAGATTGCATCTCGCGCAGCGCCCAGCTGGCGGTGTCTTCGACGACGCGGCGGAACAAGGGTTCGCCGGTCAGCGCCAGCGCATCGGCATACAGCGCCAGCAGCACGCCGTTGTCGCAGAGCATTTTTTCAAAGTGCGGAATGCGCCACTGCGCATCGACGCTGTAGCGGAAAAAGCCGCCGCCAATCTGGTCGTACAGACCGCCTTCGGCCATCTTGCGCAGCGTCAGCAGCGCCATCTCGCGGGCGGACGCGTCGCCTTCCTCGCGGGCGCGGCGCAGCAAAAAGGCCAGGTCGCTGGGGTGCGGAAACTTCGGCGCCGCGCCAAAGCCGCCCTGCGCCGGATCAAAGGCGGTGGCCAGTTGCTGCAGCGCCTGGGCGCGCACGGCGGCGTCGAGCACGGCGGCGTCATCGCGGCGCGGCGCGCTGGCGGCCAGCGCGGCCAGCAGCGCCTGGTCCTGCCGCGCCAGCGCCGCACGCTGCTCGCGCCAGACGGCGCTGACCGAGCCCAGCACGGCCTGAAACGTCGCCTGCCCCTCGGGCGCGGCGCTCGGGAAATAGGTGCCGCTGTAAAACGGCACGCCTTGCGGCGAGAGAAAAATCGTCAGCGGCCAGCCGCCGCCGGTGCGGCGCAGCAGCTGATGGGCCATCTGATAGACGGCATCCAGATCGGGACGCTCCTCGCGGTCCACCTTGATGCTGACAAAGCCTTCGTTCATCAGGGCGGCGGTAGCCGGGTCGGAAAACGATTCGGCCGCCATCACATGGCACCAGTGGCAGGCCGCGTAGCCGATGGACAGCAGGATCGGCAAACCCCGCCGCCGGGCCAGCGCCAGGGCTTCGTCGCCCCACGGATACCAGTCCACGGGCTGCTCGGCATGTTGCAGCAAATAGGCCGACTGTTGGGAGGCAAGGCGGTTGGACATGGCGGTGGCTACCAGGTGGGGGTGAAACGACGCAGCGGACGGGTGATGGCGTGAACGCGCCTGTCGGCTTTGTCGCAACTTTGTCGAAAATCCGCCGCAGACGCCGTGTTCAGGGTGCCATGCCAAGGCCATGCGCAGGAAGCATGCCACCGGCCGGGCTGGATCAGATGGTCCATGGCGAAGTCGAACTGCGCCATGACTACCGCTGGGCCAGCGACGGCAGCGCTGTGCAGCGCCACCATCAGCACGCCCGATGAAGAGCCGCAGGTGCGGGAGTTCGGGCCTACCGGTAAAACGCCTCAACCTTGCCCGTCAGCTTGATCAGCAGCGGATAGCCTTTGCGGTCCAGCGACTTGCCGGCAGGCACCTTGACCCAGCCTTCGCTGATGCAGTATTCATAGACATCCAGACGCTCCTTGTCCTTCAGGCGAATGCACACGTCATGCTCGAACACGGCAGCCATGTGAAAGGGACTGCGCGGGTCAATGGACAGGCGGTCGGGCAAAGGCGGAGTTTGAGGGGTTTCGTTCATTTGAATAAAAAGTGGCTGCAGCGCAATGCTTACGCGCGTAAACAGCTATTGTATTGATAGCAAAACAAGAAACCTGAAGGCCGGTTCGGCCTCAGTCCAGGTCGATTTCCACCATGCCGCCGGCGATCCGCAAGGGAAACTCTTCGAGCTGGCAGCCGGTGGGGCTCAGGCCCTTGCCGTCGCGGCCGTTGAAGACCCAGCCATGCACGGTGCAGACGAGGATACGGCCGTTGAAGTCGGAGTTGTTGACCAGCGACTGGCCTTCGTGCGGGCACAGGCCCTCGAAGGCGCGCGGCTGGCCGCCATCGGGCCACAGCACGATGACCTCGCGGCCATCGAGCGTGAACGGCACGGATTCGCCTTCGGCCAGATAGCGCTGCTTGCACAGGGTTTGAAATGCCATGGGTTGCTCCTTCAAGAATTCAGTGCCTGATGCCAGCGGCCTCAGCCACGCCCGGCGGTGGCGGCCGCATCGGCCGCCTCGAATAACGCAGCGATGCGGCGCAAGACTTCGGTCTCGCGCTGGCCGTGGGCCTGCAGGGCGGCGCGCAGTTGCTGCCGGACCGCGCCATCCAGACTACGCTGCAGTGAGTGCGCAAAAGCCGCCTGCGCCGAGGATGCCTGAACGTCTTCGAGCCGCGCCACCGGCACATCGGGCGCGACGGCGCGGCTGATCGACTTGAACGACCAGGAGCCGGCCATCACCGGGTGGTAGTAATGCGCCCGGGCCAGCTGGAACAGATCCACGATGCGCGCCTGCACGGCGTCCAGCGCGGACGCCAGGTCGTCAAACTGCTGGGCCAGCTCGCGCAGGCGGCTGCGCTCAAAGCCAGCGTTGTAGGCCAGCACCGGCCCGGCGCTGCCCAGCGCCTGCAGCAGCGTCAACGCAAAAGCGCGGCGCGGATCGCCGCCGTCAGCATCGGCCAAAAAGCCCTGCCGCGCCCACTGGCCCGCCGCGCTTTGCACGCCACAGGTCCACTGAAAAGGCAGCACCTGGTAGGGCCGCGTTCCGGCCCAGAGCGGAACGGCAAAGCCGATGGTGTCAAAGCGCAGGTGGTGGCGCGGATAAGGCAGCGCCTGCATCAGCGCGGCCACGGCGGGCTCCAGCACCGGCCCGCCCTGCTGGATGGCGCGGGCGGCGCGGCGGTGGCGCAGGTTGCCCAGCCGCTGCAGCGCGACGCTGCGCAGATCGGCATGGCCTTCCTGGCGCAGCTCGGCGGCCAGTTCGCGGCCGACGATGTCAAGGCTGGCCTGCGGATCGGGGGCAGGCAGGCTGGACGCTGGCTCGCCCGCCTGGCAGTGGCTGGCGAACTCGCAGCCGCCGCTTTGCGTGCATTGCGCGCCCGGCGTGGCGGGCGGCTCGGGCCCGCGATCACAGGTGCGCATGGCCGACAGCCAGGCCGCCACCGGGCGCGAGCCCAGCACCGGGGCCAGGTCCACCTCGCGGAACAGGCCCGCGTAGCAGCCGTGGCCGGGATAGATAAAACCGGTATCGACCAGCAGCAGGCCCGCGCTTTGCACCCGCAGGCCACAGCGCGCCGCCGCATGCACCCACAGCGCCACGGCATCGACATCGACCTCGTCGCCGACCGTGGCATAGCGCACCTTGAACAGGCGCAGACCCTGCTCGCCGCAGGTCAGCACGTCGATGCGCACCTGCGCCCGGTCGTCGCTGGTCAGGCAGGCGCCCAGGATGGCCCAGCCTTCAGGCGCCACGCGGTCGGAGTCCAGGCAGTCCAGGGTCTGCTGCACGGCCGCTGCCCACTCGGCGGGGGTGCCGGGCGCGGCGATGAGGTCGGCGTGGGGAAACGAAGCCCGCAAGGCCGCCTGAAGACCCGGACCGTGAACCACCGCCGCTTCAGCGGTTTCGTCAGCGTCCCGCAGCGTCCGGGCAGCGCCCGTGGCCGAGGGTTGCGATGGCGCCGCCGCCGGGCCACCCCGACGGTGCAGCCAGAAGCGGCGCGAGCAGGCACGCCAGCGCTGCAGGTCATCGTGGTTGAGCAAAGGAGTAAAAGCCATGCGCATAAACAGACAAAGGTGACACAAGGGCCGAACAAAATGCACATCAGGGTGAGTTGAAGGCAGGTGATGCAAGTGTTTAGCAAGGGACGTGCAAGCCCATGAAATATCCCGAAGCCCACGAGGCAGTATTTGGCAACGCCTAATAAACGTCCAAACAAAAAAAAGCCTGCTATTGATTAAATAGCAGGCTTTTTCAATGCCTAAAAGGCTTATTTGGTGGGTTCTGCGAGATTCGAACTCGCGACCTACGGATTAAGAGTCCGCTGCTCTACCAGCTGAGCTAAGAACCCAAATAAAATTTGGTGGGACGTGCGGGGGTCGAACCCACGACAAACGGATTAAAAGTCCGCTGCTCTACCAACTGAGCTAACGTCCCAAGATTTTCATCTTGGCTGAACTGCGTTGTTTGCAGAACAGCCTCAAATTATAGCGTCCTTTTAAGTGGCTTTTTTGGGTCAACCGGCAATTTTATCCAGCACCCAGCTTGCAGCGCACATTCCAAAAGTCGATGTAACGCTAACGACCGATCCATACCCGTGGCAATTGAGGCTCCCATCCGGCTGCATTGGCACAGCCAACGGCTGTACCGCAGTGTCTGCATGCGCTGGTCCAACATCAACTGCCGTCAAAGGCCGCGCGACGGACTCGCGGCTGAACACACACATCACGTTCATCCGTCCGAGACGGGCCGCCTCATGTTCCTTGCGCAAGCGATAACGCATCTGCGCCAGCAAAGGGTCGTGCGTGACGGCCGACAGGTCGTCAATGTCCACGCGGTGGGCAAGCCGTTTTCCTCCGGCAGCACCCACACTGATCAGAATGGCCTTGTTTTTGATGGCCCATGCCGCCATGGCAGTTTTGGCTCTTACCTGATCACAAGCATCAATGACAGCCAGATGCTTGTAATCAAACCGTATATCGGGCGGAAAAAGCCCTGGCCAGTTTGCCGCATCAACAAAATCCTCAATGCAGTCCACGCGGCAGTCCGGATTGATATGCGCAATGCGTTCGCGCATGGCTTGCACCTTGGCTTGCCCCACGGTGGTGTCGAGTGCATGGACCTGCCGGTTGATGTTGGATTCGGCAACATGGTCAAGGTCGATCAATGTCAGGCGAGCCACACCGCTACGCGCCGCAGCCTCGGCAGCCCACGAGCCTACGCCACCCAGACCGACCACCACAATATGTGCATTTCGAATACGCTCGGCACCGGCTGCTCCGTACAAACGTGCAAGCCCTCCAAAGCGGCGTCCAAGGTCAGGAGCCATCAGATCGGATTCAAATGTCATGGATTATTTTTTTGCGAATTCAGCGCTGTCACTGCTTACAAAAGCTGATTAATCAAAGCTGCCATTCCAATAATGCATTGCTTGATTTCAAGCCATCATGACAGTACGGAATTTGTCGTTTATTTCAGTTTTGACAGACGTTCCTTGGCGACAGATGCAGCCTCGGACTGTGGATAGGCCTTTATAAGATCTTCCAGGGTTTTACGCGCCGACTTGGCATCCTTAAGTTCAACCTGGCAATTTGCCATGGACAAAAGTGCTTCAGGTGCCCGCACATGTTCGGGGTCGGCACTTGCAACGGTACGAAAGTTATTTACCGCAGACTTGTAGTCCCGCAAGGCATATTGAGCATTGGCCAGCCAGAACAAGGCTGATGATTTGTATCCGCTTTGCGGATAGCGCTTCGTGAAAGCCGTGAAGCTGGTCTGGGCAACTGCAAAGTCGCCCTTTCGAAGGGTCGCCAGAGCAGCTTCAAATTCCTGCTTTTCAGCAGGCTCTGCCGCAAACTCCCTCCCATCCACGGAAACCTTGCTAGGTTCGACCTTTCGCAAGCGCTCATCGACCCCCTGCGTGATATCTTTTTGCGTCCGCTGCACGTCGGTGATGCCTCGGGTCAACTGCTCGTTTTGCCCACGCAATGTTGCCATTTCGTTGCGCAAGGATTCAATTTGATTGGACAAGTCCAGCAGGCTGCGGCGAAGCTGGGCATTGTCTTCATTGGATTTTCGCAGCTCTTCCGTCGTACGCTGCTGGGAAACATCGACTTTTTGCCGCAAATCAAGGATGGCTCTACGCGCCTCATCGTCTTCAAACAAGGCTGCGTTGGCATTGAATGCCAGCACGCAGGCGGCAACAGCAATGAAAAGTCTGAATGTCTTCACAGTTGGCCTGCCCGCTTAACGGTAATTGATTTCAGCGCGGCGGTTCTTTGCCATGGACGCTTCATCGAGTCCCGGAACTGCGGGTTTTTCCTTGCCGAAGCTGACGGCCTCCACCTGGGAATCGGTCACACCGAGCAGACCCAAAGCTCGACGAACGGCTTCAGCACGCTTTTGACCCAGCGCCAGGTTGTATTCCCTGCCACCGACTTCGTCTGTATGTCCTTCAATCGCCATTTTGCGTGTTTTGTTTGCCGTCAGGTACCTGGCATGCGCTTCAATGACGCTCTGGAATTCAGGTTTGACAACGTAACTGTCGAAGTCGAAGTAGACGATTTTTGCGGTGTTGGCCGGCCCCGCCACAGAAGCATCAGATGCGCCAATTTGCACGGGTGCTACACCTCTGCTGGCCGCCGCTGCAGCATCTGCGTCTGCCTGCGCGGAGCTTGCTGATCTGTCTTCAACCGGTACACATCCTGCAGTTTGACATTGGAACCGCAGGCCACCAATGAGGCCGCAAGCACGAGAGACGAGATGACGGAAGATAAAAAGCGCTTCATTGATTACCCCTGCTAAACAAAAAATATAGATGCTGGAATTATTGCTTATCGCTGGAACGGACCCCAGTCGGGCTCGCGAATGTCACCGCCCGCTCCGGACAAACGTGCTTTTATCTTGCCGTCCAGCGTGGTTGTCATCAGCGCTTCCTTGCCCTGCTGCTGTGTTGCATAAACAATCAGGCGGCTGTTCGGGGCGAAACTTGGGCTTTCATCGGCGGAAGTATCGGTGATTGATGACACCGTTCCGGTGGAGAGTTCCATGACATGCAACTTGAATCCGCCGCCGACTCGGGAAACATATGCCAGCCATCTTCCATCGGGACTCACCACCGGCGAGATGTTGTAGCTGCCGGTAAAAGTCACTCTTTCTGCGTTGCCGCCCGCAGGACTCATTCGGTAAATTTGCGGCGAGCCGCCCCGGTCGCTGACAAAATAAATCAAACGCCCATCCGGGGAAAATGCGGGCTCGGTATCAATGCTGGATGACTGTGTCAGCCGCTTCGGATCACCGCCATTCAGGCCTATTGAATAAATTTGCGAGCCGCCCGCCTGGCTCAGCGTGGCAACCAGCTGGCTGCCGTCCGGAGACCACGCAGGCGCACTGTTGGAGCCCCTGAAATTAGCCAGCAAGCGCCGCTTTCCGGTTGCTACGTCATGCGAATAAATCACTGGCTTGCGGGACTCAAAGGACACATAAGCCAATTGGGCACCACTGGGCGACCATGCCGGAGAAATGATGGGTTCAGGACTTGCCAGGGCTGACTGGGCACTTTCTCCATCAGAATCAGCCACCCACAGGGTGTAGCGCTGGCCTGCCTTGGTCACGTAGGCAATCCGCGTGGAAAAAATTCCTTTTTCACCGGTCAGCTTTTCGTACACAAAATCAGAAACCCGGTGCGCAGACAGACGCAGGTCGGATTTCGTGACGGTGTAGCTCTGGCCGCCAAGATCCTGCTCGCGCACAACGTCCCACAACCGAAGGCGAACATCAAAGCGCCCGTCCGCCAGCGGTGAAACACTGCCGGTCACCATCGCGTCGGCGCCTTTTTGCCGCCAGCTTGCAAGGTCGGGACGGGTGTTTTCATCTGCCACGACGCCTGCAGCGTCAACACCGCGAAACATGCCGCTTCGCTCAAGATCGGCCTTGACGATGCTGCCGATTTTTTGTGGGGATTGCGCTTCACCCCTGAAGGGCGCGATGGCGATGGGCAACTGAGTCATGCCCACGCCCGACACTTCCACGCGAAACTGGGCGAATGCCGGCATGGATGAAAATGCGCCGGCCGTCAGCAGGCTGACAACGCTTCGGCGGCTGAAAGATGGTGTGATGCTCATAGGTTATTTTTTAATGATCAGTGCAATTGAGTTATTTTGAGGGGCGCCGCAGTGTCGAGTTCCCGAAGCCCTTTTTCCGCCAGGACAAGATTGGTTTTCATGCGTGCCATGACGCGGTTTTTATTGACCGATTCCTGGTCACGCTTGCTTTCGGGGTGCCAGAGATGAAACACCTCGGTAGCCATGAAGCCGTTTTTCCGCTTGAGGCCCAAATGATGGAGTCGAAGAACAAGGTCGGCATCTTCATGGCCCCATCCCTGGAAAGTCTCGTCGAAGCCGTTGACACTGACGAAATCATGTCGCCAAACGCCGAAGTTGCAGCTTCGAATCCCGCGCCATTGAAAGTCTTGTTGTACCCTGAATAAAGACAGCGGCCAGTTAATGAGGTGCAACAATTTGTTGCTATCACCCCGAAAACGAGCTCGCAACCAGAAAAAAGCAGAGCAATGTGGCAAATTGCTTTCACTGCCAAGCACTTCGGCGGTGAGGGTTTTACTCAACAAAACGCGGCTTCCGTTGACAAAAAATCCGGGCTCGGCAAGAAGTAGGTGCCGGGCGACAAATGACTTGTTCGGAATGCAGTCTCCATCAAGAAACACCAGGTAGTCACCTTTCGCAAAATGGGCCGCCAGATTGCGCGCTCCTGCGGCGGTGAACCCGACATCCGGATGCCAGACGTGGCGCACGGGACAGGTGAACGCAGGACAACGCTCGAAAAGCATTTCGACCTGATCCTGCCTGGAACCATCATCAGCAATCAAGACTTCGTGTTCCGGATTGCATTGCTCTGATAAAGAGCGCAGGACGGCAAGCAACGCATCGGTCCTGTTATAGGTCAGGACAATAAAGCTTATTTTCATTACGCTGGCGGCACCTTGCCGGGCTGCCGCTGAAGCAGCCATAACTTCAGATACCTGTAGTAAGTACCTTCGGCGTTGGAAATTGCGAGAACCAGACCCAAGCGACCATCCAAAAATCCAAGCCGCAAAAAATAGGTCCGGACAAAGGCCCACATGCCATGGCCCAGAGCCTTGCCGACAGATGCAGGTTTGCCTTTGTTGAACAAGCTTTGGGCGCCTGCCGTTGAATAGCGATTGGTTTTATCGAGAACAGCTTCAAGGTTTCTGAAACTTTCGTGCAGCAAGCGGGAATTCAGCTGCCCTACCTTGCTTGTGGTCATGATCTTTTCATGAACCAGGTCGTCTGAAAACCGCGCCGAATTCCGGCGAAACAGGCGTGTCACACGATCGGGGTACCAGCCTGAATGATGCATGTACTGTCCGCAGTAACTGGAAAGACGTGGCATAGAGTAGGCATCAAAGTCCGACGCTTCAAGCGCAGCACGGATTTCGGCCTGCAACTCGGGTGGCACTCGCTCATCGGCATCGATTGAAAGTACCCAATCCGATTTAGCCAATGCCAGGGCACGATTTTTTTGAACGCCGAATCCCTTCCAGTCGGAGTTCGTGCTTACGTCAGCACCCATGGAAAGGGCTATCTGCACAGTGTTATCCGTACTGCCGGAATCCAGGACGATGACCTCATCAGCAAATGCTACAGAGGACAGGCACGCTTCAATGTTATGCGCTTCATTTTTAGTGATGACGGTGACAGACAAGCTTGGCAAGAGACGCCTTTTTACTGGGATTGCCAGGGTTTATGAGAAAAACCCCCAGCTGATGCCTGTAAAGCATAGCAGAGCATCCATCTGTAGATGGGCGGTTTGCCATACAGGGGAATCACCGATAATGCGGGCAAATCACCCATGGCTCAGTATCTACTTTGTTAAAAAACCCAATCAACTTCCGGCTTGTGGTCATCTGCATGGCAGCAGCTTCCGTCGGATTGTCGATGGTTCTCATCAGCATCGCCAAGCTACTGTTGGTATTCTTCGGCTTGGCTGTTGTGCTCTTCACGCGGCGCGCGCCGACTGCAGGCAGCCCATTGACTGGAATGAGCACCCCGATCGCAGTGCTGCTGGCCTTCTTTGCATTCGCACTGAGCCTTTTCTGGACCGTGGCGCCACAAGCCGAGGCCTTGGGCTCTCTGGCCAAGTACGGCAAGCTGATCACGATTGTCTTGATGCTGCTCATCATCCGCGACCGGCGCGAGGCAAATTATGCGCTGGGCGCTTTTGTCGCGGCACAGACCTTTCTGCTGGCAAGTTCGTGGATGCTGTTCGCCCATCTTCCGCTGCCATGGGCAACGTCGCGCATGGCACTGACCGAGTATTCGGTATTTTCCAGCTACCTCGACCAAGGCATCATGAGCGCCGTGTTTGCGGGCATCTGCTGGCATTTTCGGGAACATGCTCCCGGCCGATTTGGCTCCAGGCTGGCTGTTTTTCTGGCCCTTGCAGCGCTGGCCAATGTGTTTTTTGTCCTGAGCGGACGCACGGGTCATGTGGTTGGAATCGCACTGGTCTCCATCGCCATCATGTGGGAGCTGCCAAAAAAATACCGCGCAATTGTTGTCCTCTTGCCCTTCTTGTTGGCTCTGGGTTTGTTTTTCAGTTCAACCAAAGTCCGTGATCGATTGACCAAGGTTGAAACTGAAGTCCAGTCCTACTCCACCCAGGCAGAGCCTGTCACGTCGTCAGGTGTCCGGCTCAATCTCTGGCGCAGGGCCATTCAGAGCATTGGCCAGCATCCACTGGCAGGGTCAGGTGTCGGTAGCTGGAGCGGCGAATTCAACCGGCTTCAACGCGCACAAAATCCTGCCCATATTGATATAGACAGCAACGGCAACCCCCATCAGGAATATCTCCTCTGGGGGGTGCAGCTAGGCATTCCGGGCATTCTTCTTTTTCTTGCCCTGCTGCTTTCGGTGCTGCGCGACACCCTGAAGATGGACAGACCTTACTCGCGGGCAGCACAGTCCACGCTGCTTGCGCTGGCCGTTGCGTGCCTTTTCAACTCATCCATCTACGATGCGCAGATAGGCGATTTTTTCTGCATCCTGATGGGTTTACTGCTGGCCCTGGGTCTTAACAAAGCCCCTGGCCAGCCTATCGCCAGGTATCACTACAAGCAGGCTGTGTGACCAAGACCCCAGAAAAACAAGTTGCGGGTAAAGCCCCAAAACTGACGCTGCTCCGCAGGCTTGCGCGCGTCTGGCCCTATTTCAGCGGGTCGCGGGCGGGCTGGGCGCTGGCCATAGGCGCGACCATCGTCGCTTCAGCCACCGAGCCTTTTGTGCCGGCCTTGCTCAAACCCTTGCTGGACCGTGGCTTTCAGCGGGACTCTTTCAACCTCTGGCTGGTGCCTCTGACGCTGATGCTGCTGTTCATCATTCGCGGCCTGTCGGGATTCCTGGC
This DNA window, taken from Polaromonas hydrogenivorans, encodes the following:
- a CDS encoding O-antigen ligase family protein: MAAASVGLSMVLISIAKLLLVFFGLAVVLFTRRAPTAGSPLTGMSTPIAVLLAFFAFALSLFWTVAPQAEALGSLAKYGKLITIVLMLLIIRDRREANYALGAFVAAQTFLLASSWMLFAHLPLPWATSRMALTEYSVFSSYLDQGIMSAVFAGICWHFREHAPGRFGSRLAVFLALAALANVFFVLSGRTGHVVGIALVSIAIMWELPKKYRAIVVLLPFLLALGLFFSSTKVRDRLTKVETEVQSYSTQAEPVTSSGVRLNLWRRAIQSIGQHPLAGSGVGSWSGEFNRLQRAQNPAHIDIDSNGNPHQEYLLWGVQLGIPGILLFLALLLSVLRDTLKMDRPYSRAAQSTLLALAVACLFNSSIYDAQIGDFFCILMGLLLALGLNKAPGQPIARYHYKQAV